In the Rissa tridactyla isolate bRisTri1 chromosome 26, bRisTri1.patW.cur.20221130, whole genome shotgun sequence genome, CCCTGTAGAGCCCTGAAATCCCCCTCAGACCCACATACCCACCCCGGGACCACCAGTTGAAACCCTGGGACCCACAAGTGCACCCCAAACCTCCCATAGTCCCCCCCCAAAGtaccccctccagccccccaagtgctctcctgccccccaagtgccccataggcccccccaaatcccccacaAGACGCCCATATCCTCCCCGGGACCCCCAAatgcccccccaaaccccccatagcccccccctaAACtaccccctcctgccccccaagtgctctcctgccccccaagtgccgtccccagccccacaagtgCCCCACAGACGCCCCCCCTgactcctcccccccccccccccagacgtGGCCATTCCGGCCAATCTGCGCTGCGGGATCCAGGATTAAGCCCCGCCCCCCTTCTGGGGGGGGTGAAGAGAAGCCACGCCCCCCTCGCCAGAAAGCCTTGACCCCATTGGACGAAGCCTCGGGGGGGAAGACACGCCCCCCTCCCGGCGAGGCCACGCCCCCCCTCGGAGACGCCCGTTGCCTCCTATCtggccggccccgccccctccggggCGTGGCCAcgccccctttccctctggccccgccccctcccccccccccccccccccccccccaaataaacgGCGAACGATCGTGAGCGGCCGAGTCGAGTCgagtcggggcggggggggggggggggtgttttttggGGCGATTTTGGGAGATTTTTGGGTCTCTTTCGGGGGACGGGGGCGGGTTCCCacgggtggggaggggggggggggaagggcgggGGCTGAGTGACGTCACGGCGGCCCCGCCCATTcggcctctccccacccccacgcgtgggagcgcgcggcggcgggacggcggcTCCCGGGTcgtatttggggggggggtgtgtgaccTCTGACCCCTCCCCACGTGACcgctgaccccccccaccccacccccccccaccacgtgacccccggcaccccccatGGTGCACCGCGACGGGGGGGGCGACCCCCCCCGAGAGGGAGCGGAGAGCGACGGGgtgagagcgggggggggggggggcaccgggaggggggttggggggggcggggggggcaccgggagggaccggggggcgggggggggggggggggtaactGGTCCAAACTGGTCCGAACTGGGacccgcccccggcagcccccggacCCGACGGcgctggagctgcaggggctgagcCTGGAGGTACTTGTGGGGCGGGGATGTGTGGGGCCGGGACGcctgaagcccccccccccccaatctatGGGGCCGGGGGCGCCCGGGTGCCCCCgtggggcgggaggctgtggGTGCGTCCCCTCCCCCCACCGGCCCGACCGGTCCGTCCAGGGCGGGGCCGCccctccccccaccgccccctcccctccctcccccccccccccccccaggagccGCCCCACGGATCGCGGGACCCACAAGTGCGGgagcccccggcggcggcggcggcggtgacgTCGGAGACGATGACGTCAGAGGCGGCCGTGAcgtcgggggggcaggtggggctcgggggggggggttgggggagatGTGGGTCCAGGTCGGATCGATGGGGAGATGTGGGTCTGGTTTATGGGGCGATGTGGGTCAGAGCTATGGGGGAGATGTGGGTCCCGGTCGGATCGATGGGGAGATGTGGGTCTGATTTATGGGGCGATGTGGGTCAGATCTATGGGGGAGATGTGGGTCCAGGTCGGATCTATGGGGAGATGTGGGTCTGGGTGGGATCTATGGGGAGATGTGGGTGCGATGTACGGGGAGACGTGGATCCCAGGGCCCAATTTATGGGGAGATGGGGGTCGTATCTGTGGGGACATGTGGGTCTAGGTCAGATCTATGGGAGATGTGGGTGGCAATCTATGGGGAGATGTGGGCCCTTTCTATGGGGGGATGTGGGTCCCAGTCCCTTCTATGGGGAGGTGTGGGGCCCAGACGCCAGGGGTCTATGGGGAGATGTGCGTCTGGGTCCACGctagggggagatgtggggctcAGTGTGTTCtgtggggagatgtggggcaCAGACGCTGGGGTCTGATCTGTGGGGAGATGTGGGGCCGGATGCCTGGGTTCTTTCTATGGGCAGATGTGGAGCCCAGTCTGATTTATGGGGAGATGCGGGTCCGGGTCCGTTCTGTGGGGAGATGTGTGGGTCCGGGCCCGCGCTATGGGGAGATGTGGGTCCCGCAGCTGATGTTCGCCCATCGCACCGACCGCCGCTGGATACTTGTGGGGCAGCGCGACGCCCCCTGCATCCTCGCCCTGCGCAGCTCCGTCCAGGTGCGACCCATAAgtcagcaccccccccccccccccccgcgacccATAAGTAGTTTCTGGGTCACACGTGTGCCCCATAGACACCCCTCCAGGCCCCACAAGTGCCCCCCCGGGCCCCACAAGTGAACCCCAAACCCCCCATAACCCTCCCCCCGATACCTCATCCCAGCCCCCCAGATgctcccctgccccccaagtgccctccccagccccacaagtgGTACCCCTGCCCCACAAGTGCCCCATAGACCCCCCTGGGACCAACGGTTCCTCCCTGGGACCCCCAAgtacccccccaaaccccccataTCCCCCTCCCAAAATACTCCCCCATACCCCCCAAGTGACACCCCTGCCCCGCAAGTGATACCCCTGCCCCACAAgtgccccatagacccccccaaACTCTCCTCAAGACCCCCAtacccccccccgggacccccaagtcccccccaaaccccacataGCCTCCCCCAGAAtacccccctgagccccccaagtgctctcctgccccacaagtgccccccccccagccccacaagtgCCCCATAGACCCCCTTGGGACCCACAAtttcccccccccaggacccccaagtcccccccaaatcccccatAGGCCCCTCCCCAAAAtcctcccccccgtccccccaagtgcccccctgccccacagggcGCCATTGGGCTGCAGCGGGCCGGgagcctcccccgccgccggggggagcgtggggggtcccccccccaacccccgcccccgctcccacCACGGGCAGGGTGAGTGGGGGCTATGGggcacttgtggggctggagggggcacttagggggcaggggggggtattttggggggggtcttgggggtcCCATAGGGCGGATATGGAGGTCTGGAGGGGGATTTGGGGTATCTATGGGGCACTTGGAGGGTAGAAGTATcacttgtggggctgggggggcacttAGGGGGCGGGGGGAGTATTTTGGGGGGGACTGTGGGGGGTTTGGGGGAtacttgggggtcctggggggggatatggggggctgggggggaatcTGGGGACAGTCTGTGGGGcacttgtggggctggggacggcaTTTGGGCGGCAGGAGAGCACttggggggcctgggggggtaTTTTTGGGGAGGTCTATGGGGTCTTGGGGGGTACTTGGGGGTCTCGGaggggggggatatgggggtctTGGGGCACTttgggggatctatggggcacttgtggggctgggggtggactTGGGGGTCCCAGAGAGGGACTTGGGGGGCAAtttggggggggtctgtggg is a window encoding:
- the LOC128901563 gene encoding pleckstrin homology-like domain family B member 3 isoform X2, which codes for MVHRDGGGDPPREGAESDGPPDPTALELQGLSLEEPPHGSRDPQVREPPAAAAAVTSETMTSEAAVTSGGQLMFAHRTDRRWILVGQRDAPCILALRSSVQGAIGLQRAGSLPRRRGERGGSPPQPPPPLPPRAGCCGSAAGPRVLQHLPPAGRAAAPGAGGHG
- the LOC128901563 gene encoding pleckstrin homology-like domain family B member 3 isoform X1, translating into MVHRDGGGDPPREGAESDGPPDPTALELQGLSLEEPPHGSRDPQVREPPAAAAAVTSETMTSEAAVTSGGQLMFAHRTDRRWILVGQRDAPCILALRSSVQCPPAPQGAIGLQRAGSLPRRRGERGGSPPQPPPPLPPRAGCCGSAAGPRVLQHLPPAGRAAAPGAGGHG
- the LOC128901563 gene encoding uncharacterized protein LOC128901563 isoform X3, whose amino-acid sequence is MVHRDGGGDPPREGAESDGPPDPTALELQGLSLEEPPHGSRDPQVREPPAAAAAVTSETMTSEAAVTSGGQLMFAHRTDRRWILVGQRDAPCILALRSSVQHLPPAGRAAAPGAGGHG